The Balaenoptera acutorostrata chromosome 13, mBalAcu1.1, whole genome shotgun sequence region GGCTAGAGGAGTTGGGGGCAGAAAGAACTCCTGGGGCCTTGTCTACAGACGGTGAGGAGGAGGGGAGCAGCCAGGATGGGAGGTACTGGAGTCCGGCCAGGGGCTGAGGGCCTTAAAGAAGTGAGAATTGGCGTGGCCACGGGCGGGACCCCGGGGTATGGGCCTCCGCGAGGTGTAGCTGTGTCCCGCCGTCCACCCCGTCGAAGCGTGAGGGCGCATGCGCAGAGCGGCGGGCATTGTCACGTGCGGCCGTCTCGCGCGTATTGGCCCGCGGTCTCCTGAGACTGGCTGGGGCTGTCCGTGGGGCGGCGCGCGCGGAGGGAGCCTGTGTCGGCGCGGCGGGAGGGGGACAGCGGTGCGTCCCCGGGCCTGGCCCTCTGGGGCcgacccctcctctccctgacctgGGCGGGTGGGGTGGGCGCGACCGGACCCCGGTGGCCCCGCCTGGATGGTGACCCGAGCTCTGGCCCTCGGgggtctccctcctcccctcctggggCGGGTGGAGTGGGCGCGTCCGGACCCCCGGGGTCCCGCCCCGACGGCCGCTCCGCCCCCAGGCAGCCGGGCAGCCGAAGCCCTCGAGAATGGAGGTTCTGGACGAGTTAGACAGCGAGTTCCCCCAGAGTGTGACCTTCTGCCAGCTCATCTCCGAGGAGGACTTCGAGAGGCAGGCGGCGACCTACACTGAGCGCGCGCTGCGCCTCCTCTTCCGCAGCCTCGACCGCAACCCGGCGCTGGCCGAGAGGGTGGTGCGCAAGGGCAAGCAGGCGGAGTGCGAGCGGCGCGGGCTCCTGTCCTTTCTCTGGGTGCGGGCCCGGGAGGGCGGGGCTCCGGGGTTccgaggtgggggcgggggcgccgGTGTCCGCCCTGCTTGAGCTGCTGGGAGGGGTCTTTAAGGAGGTGGCCCCGGCCAGGCCAGGCGGCTCACGCGTCCGgcttcctcctccctgcctctcccgcTGTCGTCGCAGGCCAAGGTCTTGTGTGCCGTCCAGGGGGAGCTGAACTGTTGCAACAGCATGGGCGCCCTGGAGATGCACCAGCGCCTGGAGCAGCTCAAGAGGCGCATCCACCGCGTGTACTTCTACTCCCAGGGTGAGGCTCCATCCGCGCTGGGCTTGAGCGGCCTGGCTGACCTGACTCACACCTCCCCAGTGGTCCACAGAAGGCTATCTACGCTTGGTCTGTCAATCAGGACCCGGCGAGGCCCGCACACTGTTTGGGTGGGAGGCAAATTCGTGTACACCCCGGGCCCCGCGAGAGTGGAATGAGAGGCGGCCTCATTAGTGGCCACACAGGGTGGCAGGTGGGGATTCTGGCCTGTCTTTTGAAGTTCCTTTTGACGCGGGATACCCTCAGCTTTCCCCGATGCTATGGACTAAAGAACTGTGTTGTCCTTTGGGGGACCCACTCGATGGGTTTGTATCTGTTGTCTGGGTCCGCTGATGTGTTtgctcttcctcctctgcctgtTTCTTGGATGGTCGTTCTAAAGCCTTGATGAGGTTTGGATTTGGTCCTTGGGAGTGTCTGTGTTCAGGGGTGGATGGTGGTGTTGGGCTTCTTTGTCTCGCCTCACATCGGGGGGCCCAGCTCACCTGGGGGAGGGGTCCCACAGCACCATTTCATCAAACAGCTGGACCCACAGCATGTGTAGCTCTTACCGCGGCCTCCCAAGATGTTGGTGTGGTGTTATTTATCCCtgtttttacagaagaggaaatggaggcccgGGGAGGTTGTCCGGCATGTGTAGGCCACGCAGGTGTGGTGGAGCTGGACTGAGACTCAGGGCAGGCTCTCAGCCTCCAGCCAGTGCTCCCTGGCAGTGCTTATCTCACTCTAGGTGAGCCGTCtgaggggctgcaggaggggctTGTTAACTCCTACTTTGCTGGTGGGACCTAGCTTTGAACAGTAGAAAGACCCAGACTCATCAGAACAGGAAGGAGGAGGTGCAGGCCCTAGGTTCCTCCCCGAGCCCACCCCTGCAAGACTTCCTCCCCGTGCACCCTTTGCGCACCCCCAGGATGACCCGGGGCTGCGTGTAGTCGGTGGGCTCACTCTCTGGGGACTGGGCACCCCACTGGGGTGCTGGCAGACTCTGGGGCTTTGTGCCATGCCTGGGAGGGTGGGTGGCAGGCCAACCTGCTCGGGCCAAGCCCAGCCCTCCTTGGTGGTGACACTCCATCACTTCCTGTGAGATTCTGCCCTGGAAGGCAGACAGCCCGGCGTGGCTCCTGCCTGGGCCTTGTATAGTTCAAGCTTCCCGCTCCGCTCATGAGATAGAGACAAAAGTACTGTTTCCCTGTGGGGCGGTTTTGGGGCCAGTGAGGTGGCGCATGTTCGTGCCCGTCAGTAGTGGTGCCCTTTGTGGGCCTGCCTCCCTCCTTGTTGGAGGGCCTGTGTTTGGCGCCCCCCTAACCTGTTTGGGCCTTGGGGTAGGTACTCACCGACACTTTCTGTCCCAGATGCCAAGAAGAAGAGAAGCAAGCCAAAACCGAAGAAACCAGAACCCATCCTCTTACGGGACCGGTCGACCTCCCTGTGCCTGCCACCAACCCTGCTGCCACCGCCTGCCACCACCATGGCCTCCATGGTGGCCCCATCAACCCCTGTCTACACTCTTCCCAGGGTCTTTGGCCCCTTCCCTCCGCTGCCCAGCACGTCGGTCAgtggccctgggaggggcagcCTCTAACCCCCCGCTCAGAAGCACTCCAGTGATgcccgggcccacagcagtggtTCCCAGAACTTTCTCTGCAGGCAGCAGTAGATAGATGAAAGGGGGCTGCTCTGCTCACAGAGTCGGGCTGGGGGAGGCACAGGGCTCCGCCTGCCTGGCCTCAGTGCACTCGGTGCCATCCCGGGGCTCCCAGGGGATGCCTGAAGCCTGCCTCTCCCCGTGGGTGTCATTCTCCAGGCCGCCTTCTAAGTGCCTCTGCAGTGCCCTTCCGACTCGCCTACCCTTCCTTACTCCCGCTTATCCGTCACCTGTCCCCCAGGTGGGGCTGGGATCTCCTCTGTTGGCTCCCAGCCCCCGTGCTGGGCCCCATCCCCCTAACACCAAGCTCCAGGTGGCACCAAGGATGAGCCTGATGTGTTTGCTGATTGACTGGAAGGCACATCGTTCTCATAGTTCTTGGAGAACGTGTTTCTCTTCACGATGAGGATCCCACCCTTGTCCTAAAGTTTCTTTTGTTTGCTGCAGATGGAGCAATTGGAAGTTTCGAGGTCTGAAGCAAAATTGAACTGGACTGGCCTGTCATCGAACCCGAAGAGGTGGGAGGATTTATCCCGGGCCCGAGGCAAATGAGACGGGAGGGTTTGGGggagcctgctgtgtgccagctgGGCTGTGATTCCCTCCCCTCTCATGGTGGATCCATCCTGCAATCCTGAGTGGTCCTTCCCCTCCTGGTCCCGGGGAGGAGTCAGGGCTCAGAGGTCTGCCTGTGTACGGAGCCCCCGTGCCCCCCGAGGCTGGGGAGGCACCCCCCGCCCCGGAGGAGCCCAGAGCTGAGTGTGTCCCCTGCCCCGCCCTGTCTTGCAGCTGCGTAGTCGATCTGACCCCCTTGGTCCTCAATCCTGGAGGCTTCCAGTTCTCGTACTTGGCCAGGAACAATGTGCACAATCTCCACTGCCCTGGCTTCCCCTGGTAAGTGTGCCCCGGAACCATCTGGCCTCTGAGCAGCATGCATGAGGGCTGGAAGGATATTCAGTGTGATGGTTGCTCCCACTTCCAGGAGGGACCCTAATGTCATCAGGGGTGCTGGAAAGTTGCTCCCCCTTCCTAGTGTTTGTGATGGTGGGAAACCAGAAACAGACAGCCCAGAGGCCAACAGAAGGGAACGATTCAATCAGCTGTGGGCAGCCCCGTGCTTTATCTACATGCGTGTTTTGCAAAGCAGGGATTTACTGAATATGGGTTTTTTATTACCGTTTTTGTCAAGTATTTCCCACGTCATTGAGTGTTTAGATTGGCTGCTTCATTGCatcagatgactttttttttttaaacggctttattgaggtattataCACATggtataattcacccatttaacaAATACAAttcctgggactttcctggcagtccagtggttaggactccgtgcttccactgcagggggcccaggttccatccctgattggggaactaagatcccacaagctgcacggtgtggctaaaaaagattaaataaataaataaataaacacaattcTATGGTCTTTGGTATATTCACAGTTATGAATGCATCACCACAATTAATTTTAGCACACTTTCCTCACCCCAGAAACCCATAGCCCTCACTCTTCCACTCTCCCCTCTTCagcactttctgtctctatagatttgcttgTTCTGGACATTTGCTATAAATGGTATCATAAGATATGTGGTCTTTGTATGTGGCTCCTTTCAGTTGGTTAATGTTTTTgcagttcatccatgttgtagcagcactcattctttttaacattttcaaatagaTTTTATGTTTTAGAGTAGTTTAGGGTTTACAGTAAAACTGAgctgaaagtacagagagttccatatccctctgccctccccccacaGCCTCCCCCACGATCAACATCCGCCAGAGAGTGGGACCTTTAATACAGACTATGACCTACATTGACGTGTCATTATGTAAAGTCCGTGGTTCACATTAGGGTCACTCCTGATGACGTGCATCTTAtggttttggacaaatgtataatgacacgtgTCCACTATTACAGTGTTGTACTGAATAGTTTCCCTGCCCTGAAAGTCCTCTGTGCCCTGCCTTTTCggccttccctctccctcagccctaggcaaccactaacctactttctgtcgcTATAGGTTTGTcagttctggacattttatataaatgaaaccatACCATAAattggtcttttgtgactggcttttctCAGTTAGCATAACATTTGCaaagttcacccatgttgtagcatgtgtcagtactgcatttcttcttctttttaatttcttctttcttttctaatttaattaattaatttatttttggctgcgttgggtatttgttgctgcacacgggctttctctagttgcggtgagctactcttcgttgtggtgcatgtcctcattgtggtggcttctcttgttgcagagcacaggctctaggcacgcaggctcagtagttgtggttcgcaggctctagagtgcaggctcagtagttttggtgcatgggcttagttgctccgcggcatgtgggaccttcccggaccagggatcgaacccgtgtcccctgcattggcaggcggattcttaaccactgtgccaccagggaagtcctcgatGGTCTCCTTTTAAGCACAAAAATTAAGGCTTAGTCCTGTCGAAAGGCAATCTGTCAAAACATATCAGGAGCCATGCCAGTTCTCAAATTCTTCAGTCTAGTATTTTTCATCCTGGAACCTGGCCCCAAGGAGAGgattgagggaaagaaaaaaggattgtgtataaaaatgtttatggcAGCGTCAGTTAGAAAGAGCGAGACTGGAAACAGCTCAAATGTGCATTCACATCATTATGGAATACTATGCAGAAATTAAAATGTTCAGCGTGATTACACACGAACATGTAGACCCATGAATTGTGTCTAAGTGGAAGCAAGAGGCTCTCAGGTAGAAGGAGGCGGAGTGAAGAGGCGTGAAGGTGACTGACTGCCAGTGACAGAGCAGGGGGTGGCCAGTGATGAGGTGACAAAGCCAAGCTTAGCAGTAAAGCATTGAGCACCGTCAGGGCCTCGAGAACAGCAGGGCCACAGTGGGGCCAGGTCACCACAGGTCTTTGGTATATTCACAGTTATGAACGCATCACCACAATTAATTTTAGCACACTTTCCTCACCCCAGAAAGATCTGTCGAGAGATCTTCTGGCTTTTTCTAGGCATGGTTTAAGTTATGATTCAATCAGACAATGCCAATTTAAAATCTTGCCTTTGGCACTTAACATTAAAGCCCTGGGGAGCTGTCCACTTCTTGACAGCCTTTTGAGTACCAGCTTCCTTGGCCATGTGACAGACGTCCAACATGTGCGGTACCCTCACTCagcttgtgtgtgtgcgtgcgtgtgtgtctatgtatgtgGTGGGTGGGCATAAATATGTTATCTCCCACTTCCAGGAAGAAAACGGGTGAAGGTCAGCATGCCCTTCTTGCACCTGTTGCTtctgggggttttgtttgtttggtttcggtttcttgtttgtttgtttgttttggccctgctgcacagcatgtgggatcttagttccctgaccagggattgagcctgggcccttggcagtgagatgcggagtcctaactactggactgccagggaattccctggcatcaCTATCTTTATGTACTAAGCTGTCCCTGAATCTCAGATGAATTTCCAGAGGTGAAATTACAAGGGAAAGGGTAGGAACAGTTTTCAAAAGCACTACCATTTTTCAGATTCTAAAACAGGATCTAGTTACTGTAGACAGTTTGAAAACTACCCAAAAAAGACCAATCACTCTCACTCCCAAGGTCAGAAATAACCACTGTTGGCACATATCCCTGTTTCACTGTAGGTGTTCCCCATGGACACGAGTGTACGTGCACAGGTAGTAGTTTGTTACGTAATCAGGAGCGTCCTGTGAGCAGCTTTGCAGCCAGTTCTGGAACATGTTGCTTCCCTGtcattaaaaatacctagaaattcgggcttccctggtggcgcagtggttgagaatctgcctgccaatgcaggggacacgggttcgagccctggtctgggaagatcccacatgctgcggagcaactaagcccgtgcgccacaactactgagcctgcgcgtctctggagcctgtgctccgcaacaagagaggccgcgatagtgagaggcccgcgcaccgcgatgaggagtggcccccgcttgctgcaactggaggaagccctcgcacagaaatgaggacccaacacagccaaaaaataaataaattaataaattaattcttaaccaatatttaaaaaaaaaaacctagaaattcACCAGTAATCATAGATGCAGAATACCCACCCCATTGTGTGGATGGAGCATCATTTACTCAACTACCCTTGCTtgttgaaatatttcattaatggGGACAATTTTTAGCCTCCTGTTATGTATTGCTTTCTAAGTGAGCTGTGCTGTCTTGGCACTATCCCCCAAAATgggttattttaaattgttttctaaaagttTACAAAAGCACAACATACTCTATGGAAAAAAGGTCACAATATAGAAATGAATACATGAAATATGAGTGCGAATACattggttaatttttaaaatcaaatcaggATCATACTGCACGTACTTCTCAGCAACTTGTTCTTTCCATTACTGTACCATTGGGGTGTCTTTACTTGCTGGGATGTACAGGCCAACTTCGTTCCTTAAACAGCTGCGGAATAGTCCACTGCAAGCCTGTACCATGGTTGTTTTAGCTGTTCCCTGATGGACGTTTGGATTGTCTCCAGGTTTACACAATCACAAacattgctgcaatgaacagccTTGAGCAAACATCCATGGGAGGGATTTCCAGCAGCAGGAATGTATCGAGAGCCATCCCACAGCCTGGGTTTTGTCGTGTGTTCCTCTGATGGCCCTGTGTGCCGTGTCCCCCTCATGGACCCATGTCTTGCGTGTCTCCTGAACAGGACCTCAGCCTGTAGTGGTTCTGCCAGCACCAAGGAGATGCTATCCCCATCTGTGAAGGCCTCCATCTTCACCCCACGTGTCCTGCTTAAGTTCCAGCCTGTGCCCAGACCGAAAGATGACTCAGAATGACCCTGGCAGCGCAGAGTCCACGCCCCACCAGAGGGACCCATAACCTCTTCTGTACAGACCACGGCAGGAGAATGAATAAAGTTCCCCTGGTGGTGCCTTCCTCATGCCACGCCCCCCAGGGGCTGTGCAGTCCCACGGGCTCTCTGCAGCCCCAAGAGGTGGTCAGGGTAGCGCAAGCCTGAGGTTTTTTGGCCTGAGactgcacacagtaggtggtcAGGTCAGTGAAGTCCCCTCACTTGCACCTAACCTGGGAACTCAGTCCTGTGTACTTTGAAAGAGTGATGAGTGTGGGGAGTGTGCTGCCCCTCCCTGCAGTGACTCTGTGGCCCCCACTTGACCCACTGAGTTGCAAGACTAGCAGTTTTTGCTACACCTGGCTCCTAAACACAAGGCTTATCTGGGTGCAACTTTAGAAACAGTGGTCTGTTCCCTCCTGGGAGGAATATGAGCTGGCATGTCAGTTTCCAATTTGGCACCTCCCTAAAGAGTTTCAAAGACAGGTGACTCTGATTACCTTGCATGCTGACCTTAGAATCAAACCTGCATGTGAGACATGAGTCCTCACAAAGTGCCCAATGGTGCTGGCCATTAGCAGATGTCGGTTGAGCCCTGTGGATGCCCTGCACCTTGCTTGCGACTGGAGATAATAGACCAAGCAGTTGGGGTCCTGGCCCTTAAGGAGCTTATGTCCCATCCATGTGTGTGTGGTAAGCCAGTATATAGATAAATTAGTACAGGATTACAAATTGTGATAAGCCCTTGTGGTAGCTGAGATCGAGATGTATGGGGTGACTGGGTGGACAGTGGTACCTTGAGGAGAGTGGACACTAGGGGTAGAAGGGGGTGGAGAATTATGCTTTTACCAGACATGTTAAATTTGATTCAGTCGGTGCCCAGGTAGAGGTCAGGAGTCAGAAGTGCTGGCCATTTCGTGTTCGGAGACAAGGGATACAGGTGTTTAAAGCCATGAGCCTGGGCAAGGTCACCCAGTGCTTGAGTGTAGAGGGAGGTCCAGGGCTTGGCCAGGGCACGCACACGTGGTGGTCCAGCCGAGGGAAGGGTCGGTCAGAAGAGACCGAAGGGATCATCAGGGCTTTGGACCTTCAGGCTTCATGGCCACTGGCCCCTGGGCCGCCCAGGAGAGGGGCCTGAAGGCGGTGGGGACCAAATGGGCGGTGAGTGGGCAGACAGCGAATGTGTACGTCGCTTTGGAGGTTTCGGCCTGGCGGGGAGCGGTGATGGGGCCGAGGCTGGGGGTTCTTGGGGCTCCAGGCCTAAGACTTGAGAAACCAGGGCGGGTTTGGGCGGGGATGGCGTTGAGCCGGGGCCGGCTGGGCAAGGCGGTCCAGCTAGAGGCCCCCGGGAGGACGGGGTTTCGAGGCGGAGGCAGCTCAGCCCCGACGCGGCCGAGCCAACCGCGAGCTCAGCCCAGGGACCCAGGGAGCCGCCTGCGCCGGCCGGGCATGCGCTTGAGCGCCAGGGACCACAGTTCCCGGCGTGCCCAGCGCCCGCTTCCGGGCCCGTCCGAGAGACCCGGAAGTAGTTACGGAGCTCGGCCGAGAAGGCGCGGTGTGAGTAGTGTGCCGTTGTTTTTCCTCGCTCGCTGCTCCTGCCGCCGCCGCCATGGGGAAGCGACagcaccagaaggacaagatgtAAGTTGAGCCGCCGCCGGGAGCGGGCCTGTCCGCACTCTGCGCCGCGTCGAGTCACTCTCGACGTCGCTTCCCCGGAAGCTTCCGCCGTCCCCCGGCGGGGCGGCTCCCCGAGGCGCGGGTCTCACCGGATCACGTCCCCTCGGCCCCTCCGCTTGCCAACTCTGACCCCGCCGGCTTTCCCCGGGCGCGGTTCTCGCTCCCTAGCCTGCTCACGGGCTACAGCACCTTACAATTAAAACAAACCCACCTGGCACCACCAGCTGCCACCgagtttctttgattttttttttatgacaagAAGAGGACGATCTCTGTCGACCGGCTGTTTTCTGCTTTCCCTTTGAAACCATTCCAGTCGGGCTCTGCCCGCTGCACTGCTCTTGTCGTGATCCTGTAACTTCCGTACGTCTCCATCCGGGGGTCAGTCAGTTCTCAGTCCTCGTTTTGTTGGGCTTCTCAGCAGCGTAGGACGCGGCTGACCGCCTCTCTCCCTCTGAAGCCCTTGTACGGTGCCTGGGACACCACACTCTTTGTTTTCAGGCTACCTCAGGGGTCTTTCTTTGTTGGTCTTCTTTGCTGGATCCTCCTCTCCCCGTTCCGGACCTCCTACGTCTCCTCCCCCAGGTTCCCTCTCCATTTACATCCTGCCCCGGGGGATCTCCAGTCTTGCTTAGGACACCTACACTTGGAGATCCGATGGGCTTCTCGAATTCAGTGTGCCCCACGGGGAAGCAACTCTTGATGTTCAGCACCTAAGCCTGTTCCTCCCCCATTTTCCCATCTCAGTGGTCACACCGCTCTCCGCTCGCTGGGGTCAGAAGCCCGGGAGTTTCCCtcagctccctctgcctcctgtccATCAGTACGTCCTGCTGGCTCTTCCAGGAATTGACCGCTTCTCACTCGTCCACCAGTTCTCCCACAGGTGGAGTTGATGCCAGCTCCTTCTTGGACCTTTGTAGTCGCCCTCAGATTGGTTTTCTGCTGCCTATTGCTTGACCCTctgcacacagcagccagagtgatgctTTGAGGACTTATGCTGGATCAGGGTCCTTCCATCCTGCCTGAAGCAAATCCAGAGTCCTCCCACGGCCCGCGAGGCCCCTTGTGATACGACCACCACCCACGTCTCCATCATCAGTGGCCCCGTGCCCCCATGTGCACTCTTTTTCAGTGGCTTTGCCCTTCTTTGGGAACACATTAGCTTTTCTTGCCTCAGGGCTTTTATACGTGATTAGTCGGcttggtccctctgcctggaaagctctcTCCCCAGGTCTTCATGTGGCCAGCTGCTTCTCATTGTTAACCCTGCTATTTGGAGCAGGACCGTTTGGGTTTGCTTACGAGTTTGCATATCCCCGTGTTCTGTTGTGTTTTTCACtatgtgcctgacacatagtacgTGTTAAATAAGCATTTTCCGAATGAGTGAAATGATTTCGGTCATCAACTTCTTACTTCCAGAGACTATTCTTTTTATAAAGGGGTGGTAATAAGATTATCTGTCTCTCCAGGTACATTACCTGTGCTGAATACACTCACTTCTATGGTGGCAAGAAACCAGGTAAGGCGTGAAATCCTTCTGTtccttttggtgtgtgtgtgggtataaTTAAGGAATGATGTCTTCACAATGCAGTAAGTGTAAAAATGAACAATTAATAAGAACGTGGAAACTGTAGTAGACAAATGGGCTGAGGACACagttcacaaaagaggaaatacactaaacataggagaaaatgtttaatattggtggtgattttttttaacataggttacagtaatattttctctgtcaagttaataaagaatacaaagaacggggacttccttggtggcatagtggttgagaatccgcctgccagtgcaagggacatgggttcgagccctggtccgggaagatcccacgtgccgcggagcaactaagcctgtgcaccacaactactgagcctgcgctctagagcccaggagccacaactgctgagcccccacgtgtcacaactgttgaagcccacatgcctagagcctgtgttccgcaacaaagacaagccaccactatgagaagcccgctcactgcaacgaagagtagcccctgctcgctgcaactagagaaagcccgtgtgcagcaacaaa contains the following coding sequences:
- the LOC130704667 gene encoding uncharacterized protein LOC130704667; its protein translation is MEVLDELDSEFPQSVTFCQLISEEDFERQAATYTERALRLLFRSLDRNPALAERVVRKGKQAECERRGLLSFLWAKVLCAVQGELNCCNSMGALEMHQRLEQLKRRIHRVYFYSQDAKKKRSKPKPKKPEPILLRDRSTSLCLPPTLLPPPATTMASMVAPSTPVYTLPRVFGPFPPLPSTSMEQLEVSRSEAKLNWTGLSSNPKSCVVDLTPLVLNPGGFQFSYLARNNVHNLHCPGFPWTSACSGSASTKEMLSPSVKASIFTPRVLLKFQPVPRPKDDSE